The Apus apus isolate bApuApu2 chromosome 21, bApuApu2.pri.cur, whole genome shotgun sequence genome has a segment encoding these proteins:
- the ZMYM4 gene encoding zinc finger MYM-type protein 4 isoform X5, with the protein MAEAKEEGPGPRARFEDKSDAVFDITEKCGEILDAEMSEDTDHNLTPALDSISYGIQNRTGSANSLLDDDDEDYFLNSGDLAGIPVVGSDNDEDQNFTPKDTLSSVIHNEDHLEEGKRATEHELDSEKEIQIQNAIQKDLTSPFEQGPVFKSIRKDFSIARDNGKETFSTKDKNREGHFQEREKRLEKIPKDMDSRLKSSFLDKAVHNQVEETLRTQLAPQTPESNFREYGQQPKSQEGELKISAVFSVSGSPLAPQLSSSFQPAVASSGMSKMLPSVPSTAVRVSCSGCKKNLQKGQTAYQRKGSTQLFCSTLCLTGYTVPASRPPASTKKTCSSCSKDILNPKDVITAQFDNTSSSKDFCSQSCLSTYEQKRKPVMTIHTNSISTKCSMCQKNAVIRHEVNYQNVVHKLCSDACFSKFRSANNLTMNCCENCGGYCYSGSGQCHTLQIEGHSKKFCNAACVTAYKKKSAKITPCTLCKSLRSSAEMVESTNNLGKTELFCSVNCLSAYRVKMVTSAGVQVQCNSCKISANPQYHLAMSDGSIRNFCSYSCVVAFQNLFNKPAGMNSSVVPLSQGQVIVSIPSGAAVSAGGTTSTVSPSSMSTSAAAGLQRLAAQSQQVTFARPVVKLRCQHCNRLFATKPELLDYKGKMFQFCGKTCCDEYKKRSSVVAMCEYCKVEKIIKETVRFSGVDKSFCSEGCKLLYKHDLAKRWGKHCKMCSYCLQSAPKLVQNHFGGKMEEFCSEECMSKFTVLFYQMAKCDGCKRQGKLSESMKWHGEIKHFCNLLCILLFCNQQISDPSPPNNTANLSMAPASSSGPPLRKDSTPVIANVVSLASTPAAQPTVNSNNVLQGAVPTVTAKIIGDASTQTDALKLPPSQPPRLLKNKALLCKPITQTKATSCKPHTQNKECQTEEEEVQPRIVVVPVPVPVFVPVPLHLYTQYTPVPLGMPVPVPVPMFFPTTLDNADKIIETIQDIKERIPTNPFEADLLQMAEMIAEDEDKDKTHSHGGSQTSEHELFLDPKIFEKDQGSTYSGDLESEAVSTPHSWEDELNHYALRSNPLPEPDPELKQFSKGDVEQDLEADFPSDSFDPLSKGLGLHSRSRSRRRHRDGFPQPKRRGRKKSVVSVEPRSLMQGSYPGCSVSGMALKYMYGVNAWKNWVQWKNAQEEQGDLKFSVHPVKLKEDILSCTFAELSFGLCQFIQEVRRPNGEKYDPDSILYLCLGIQQYLFENGRIDNIFTEPYSRFMIELTKLLKIWEPTILPNGYMFSRIEEEHLWECKQLGAYSPIVLLNTLLFFNTKYFQLKNVSEHLKLSFAHVMRRTRILKYNTKMTYLRFFPPFQKQEVDSDKLSVGKRKRSEDEEVSTAVEMAENTDNPLRCPVRLYEFYLSKCSESVKQRSDVFYLQPERSCVPNSPMWYSTLPIDPGTLDIMLTRILMVREVHEELAKVKSEDSDIELSD; encoded by the exons TTTGAAGATAAATCTGATGCGGTATTTgatattacagaaaaat GTGGTGAAATCCTGGATGCAGAAATGTCTGAGGACACTGACCACAACTTAACACCTGCCCTTGACAGCATATCCTATGGAATACAGAATCGAACAGGATCTGCAAACTCGCTGctggatgatgatgatgaagattATTTTCTGAACTCTGGGGACCTTGCAGGCATACCTGTTGTTGGGAGTGACAATGATGAGGATCAAAATTTCACCCCAAAAGACACTCTTTCTTCAGTGATTCACAATGAAGACCATCTGGAAGAGGGCAAGAGAGCTACAGAGCATGAGTTggacagtgaaaaagaaattcagattcAGAACGCAATCCAAAAGGATCTCACTTCACCATTTGAGCAGGGCCCTGTATTTAAATCAATTCGAAAGGATTTTAGCATAGCACGAGACAATGGCAAAGAGACTTTTTCAACAAAGGACAAGAATAGAGAAGGACATTTTCAAGAACGTGAAAAACGTTTGGAAAAAATCCCTAAAGATATGGATTCTAGattgaaaagcagttttcttgACAAAGCAG TTCATAATCAAGTAGAAGAAACATTACGGACGCAGTTAGCGCCACAAACTCCAGAATCTAACTTCAGG GAGTACGGGCAACAGCCAAAATCTCAGGAAGGGGAGCTGAAAATCAGTGCCGTATTTTCAGTCAGTGGCAGTCCTCTTG ctccACAGCTGTCATCAAGTTTCCAGCCTGCTGTGGCATCCTCTGGCATGAGTAAAATGCTTCCCTCAGTTCCAAGCACAGCTGTTCGGGTTTCCTGTTCTGGctgtaaaaaaaacctgcagaaggGGCAAACTGCCTACCAGAGGAAAGGCTCTACCCAGCTCTTCTGCTCCACACTGTGCCTCACTGGATACACTGTTCCAGCTTCTCGCCCACCAGCTTCtaccaagaaaacctgctcaAGCTGCTCAAA aGACATTCTAAATCCAAAGGATGTGATCACTGCCCAGTTTGACAATACAAGCTCCAGCAAGGATTTCTGCAGCCAGTCTTGTCTGTCTACATACGAGCAGAAAAGGAAACCTGTTATGACTATTCATACTAACAGCATTTCAACCAAGTGCAGCATGTGCCAGAAGAACGCGGTG aTTAGACACGAAGTGAATTACCAGAACGTGGTGCACAAGCTGTGCAGTGATGCCTGCTTCTCCAAGTTCCGCTCGGCCAACAACCTGACCATGAACTGCTGTGAGAACTGCGGGGGTTACTGCTACAGCGGCTCCGGCCAGTGCCACACGCTGCAGATAGAGGGGCACTCCAAGAAGTTCTGCAATGCAGCTTGTGTCACAGCCTACAAGAAG AAGTCAGCTAAAATTACACCTTGCACACTGTGTAAATCCTTGAGATCCTCAGCCGAGATGGTAGAGAGTACAAATAACTTGGGAAAAACTGAACTGTTTTGCTCTGTTAACTGCTTGTCAGCATACAGAGTAAAAATGGTTACTTCTGCAG GTGTTCAAGTTCAGTGCAACAGCTGTAAAATTTCAGCAAACCCTCAGTATCACTTGGCCATGTCAGACGGGAGCATACGCAATTTTTGCAGCTACAGCTGCGTGGTGGCTTTTCAG AATTTGTTCAACAAGCCTGCAGGAATGAACTCCTCAGTGGTTCCTCTGTCACAAGGTCAAGTCATTGTCAGCATTCCCTCGGGGGCAGCGGTGTCGGCAGGTGGCACCACCTCCACTGTGTCCCCAAGCTCCATGagcacttcagctgcagctggtcTACAGAGGCTGGCTGCCCAGTCCCAGCAAGTCACTTTTGCCCGCCCTGTTGTAAAACTCAGGTGTCAGCACTGTAACAGATTGTTTGCAACCAAACCAGAGCTGCTTGACTACAAG GGTAAAATGTTCCAGTTTTGTGGGAAGACCTGCTGTGATGAATATAAGAAGAGGAGCAGTGTGGTGGCAATGTGTGAATACTGCAAAGTGGAGAAAATTATCAAGGAGACAGTGCGGTTCTCAGGCGTAGATAAGTCATTCTGTAGTGAAG GTTGTAAACTGCTCTATAAACATGACTTGGCTAAACGCTGGggaaaacactgtaaaatgtGCAGCTACTGTTTACAGTCTGCCCCCAAACTGGTCCAGAATCACTTTGGGGGGAAAATGGAGGAATTTTGCTCAGAGGAGTGCATGTCTAAATTCACAGTATTGTTTTACCAG ATGGCAAAGTGTGATGGTTGTAAGAGACAAGGTAAACTCAGTGAGTCCATGAAATGGCATGGGGAAATCAAGCATTTTTGCAATCTGCTTTGTATTCTGTTGTTCTGTAATCAGCAAATTTCTGACCCTTCACCCCCAAACAACACAG CAAACCTTTCTATGGCACCAGCTTCTTCCTCAGGCCCTCCTTTGAGAAAGGACTCAACTCCAGTCATTGCCAATGTGGTGTCCCTTGCAAGCacccctgctgcccagcccacTGTTAATTCCAACAATGTTTTACAGG GTGCAGTCCCTACTGTGACAGCAAAAATAATAGGAGAT GCTAGTACTCAGACAGATGCCCTAAAGCTGCCACCATCACAACCACCCAGActtctaaaaaataaagcattattGTGCAAGCCTATCACACAGACTAAGGCCACCTCATGCAAACctcacacacaaaacaaagaatgCCAGACAG aagaagaagaagttCAACCCCGAATCGTTGTGGTACCTGTTCCTGTCCCAGTGTTTGTGCCAGTCCCCCTTCACCTCTACACACAGTACACACCAGTTCCTCTCGGGATGCCAGTACCT GTACCGGTTCCCATGTTCTTCCCAACTACCCTGGATAATGCTGATAAGATAATTGAAACTATTCAGGATATCAAGGAAAGGATTCCCACAAATCCATTTGAAGCTGACCTCCTTCAGATGGCAGAAATGATTGCAGAAGATGAGGACAAAGATAAAACACACTCTCATGGTG gatCTCAAACATCTGAGCACGAGCTCTTCCTGGACCCCAAGATATTTGAGAAAG ACCAGGGCAGCACTTACAGTGGAGATCTGGAATCAGAAGCAGTGTCCACCCCGCACAGCTGGGAGGATGAGCTGAATCACTATGCCTTACGatcaaaccccctgccagagcctgACCCAGAGCTGAAGCAATTCTCCAAAGGTGATGTGGAGCAGGACCTGGAGGCAGATTTTCCATCAG ACTCATTTGACCCTCTCAGTAAAGGACTGGGTTTGCATTCACGTTCACGATCGAGACGGAGACACAGGGATGGTTTCCCTCAGCCAAAGAGACGG GGACGGAAGAAGTCTGTGGTTTCTGTAGAGCCTCGGAGTCTGATGCAGGGCTCCTACCCAGGCTGCTCTGTTTCTGGGATGGCCCTGAAGTATATGTATGGGGTAAATGCCTGGAAAAACTGGGTCCAATGGAAAAACGCACAGGAAGAACAAGGGGACCTGAAGTTTTCAG TTCATCCTGTGAAACTCAAGGAGGACATTCTCTCATGCACTTTTGCTGAGCTGAGTTTTGGCTTGTGCCAGTTTATTCAAGAGGTGCGGAGaccaaatggagaaaaatatgaTCCTGACAGCATCTTATACTTGTGCCTTGGAATTCAGCAG tACCTGTTTGAGAATGGTAGAATAGATAACATTTTTACCGAGCCCTATTCCAGGTTTATGATTGAACTTACAAAACTTTTGAAAATCTGGGAACCTACAATTCTTCCAAATG GTTACATGTTCTCGAGAATTGAAGAGGAGCACTTGTGGGAATGTAAACAGCTGGGTGCATATTCCCCTATTGTTTTATTGAACACACTTCTGTTCTTCAACACCAAATACTTCCAACTAAAGAATGTCAGTGAGCACCTGAAACTCTCCTTTGCCCATGTTATGAGGCGCACCCGAATTCTGAAGTATAATACTAAGATGACATATTTACGGTTTTTCCCACCCTTTCAAAAACAAGAAGTAGACTCAG ATAAATTGTCTGTAGGCAAAAGGAAACGCAGTGAAGATGAGGAGGTTTCAACAGCAGTGGAAATGGCTGAAAACACAGACAATCCCCTGCGATGTCCAGTCCGACTGTATGAATTTTACTTATCAAAATG ctccGAAAGTGTGAAGCAGAGGAGCGACGTGTTCTACCTGCAGCCCGAGCGCTCCTGTGTGCCCAACAGCCCCATGTGGTATTCCACACTGCCCATAGACCCAGGAACCTTGGACATCATGTTAACACGTATTCTTATGGTGAGGGAGGTACATGAAGAACTTGCCAAAGTCAAATCAGAGGACTCTGATATTGAGTTATCAGACTAA
- the ZMYM4 gene encoding zinc finger MYM-type protein 4 isoform X4, whose translation MAEAKEEGPGPRARFEDKSDAVFDITEKCGEILDAEMSEDTDHNLTPALDSISYGIQNRTGSANSLLDDDDEDYFLNSGDLAGIPVVGSDNDEDQNFTPKDTLSSVIHNEDHLEEGKRATEHELDSEKEIQIQNAIQKDLTSPFEQGPVFKSIRKDFSIARDNGKETFSTKDKNREGHFQEREKRLEKIPKDMDSRLKSSFLDKAVHNQVEETLRTQLAPQTPESNFRESSYLFSSKESIGQELGNSFAPNIRIKEEPLDDEYDKAMAPQQGLLDKIKDEPDNSKEYGQQPKSQEGELKISAVFSVSGSPLAPQLSSSFQPAVASSGMSKMLPSVPSTAVRVSCSGCKKNLQKGQTAYQRKGSTQLFCSTLCLTGYTVPASRPPASTKKTCSSCSKDILNPKDVITAQFDNTSSSKDFCSQSCLSTYEQKRKPVMTIHTNSISTKCSMCQKNAVIRHEVNYQNVVHKLCSDACFSKFRSANNLTMNCCENCGGYCYSGSGQCHTLQIEGHSKKFCNAACVTAYKKKSAKITPCTLCKSLRSSAEMVESTNNLGKTELFCSVNCLSAYRVKMVTSAGVQVQCNSCKISANPQYHLAMSDGSIRNFCSYSCVVAFQNLFNKPAGMNSSVVPLSQGQVIVSIPSGAAVSAGGTTSTVSPSSMSTSAAAGLQRLAAQSQQVTFARPVVKLRCQHCNRLFATKPELLDYKGKMFQFCGKTCCDEYKKRSSVVAMCEYCKVEKIIKETVRFSGVDKSFCSEGCKLLYKHDLAKRWGKHCKMCSYCLQSAPKLVQNHFGGKMEEFCSEECMSKFTVLFYQMAKCDGCKRQANLSMAPASSSGPPLRKDSTPVIANVVSLASTPAAQPTVNSNNVLQGAVPTVTAKIIGDASTQTDALKLPPSQPPRLLKNKALLCKPITQTKATSCKPHTQNKECQTEEEEVQPRIVVVPVPVPVFVPVPLHLYTQYTPVPLGMPVPVPVPMFFPTTLDNADKIIETIQDIKERIPTNPFEADLLQMAEMIAEDEDKDKTHSHGGSQTSEHELFLDPKIFEKDQGSTYSGDLESEAVSTPHSWEDELNHYALRSNPLPEPDPELKQFSKGDVEQDLEADFPSDSFDPLSKGLGLHSRSRSRRRHRDGFPQPKRRGRKKSVVSVEPRSLMQGSYPGCSVSGMALKYMYGVNAWKNWVQWKNAQEEQGDLKFSVHPVKLKEDILSCTFAELSFGLCQFIQEVRRPNGEKYDPDSILYLCLGIQQYLFENGRIDNIFTEPYSRFMIELTKLLKIWEPTILPNGYMFSRIEEEHLWECKQLGAYSPIVLLNTLLFFNTKYFQLKNVSEHLKLSFAHVMRRTRILKYNTKMTYLRFFPPFQKQEVDSDKLSVGKRKRSEDEEVSTAVEMAENTDNPLRCPVRLYEFYLSKCSESVKQRSDVFYLQPERSCVPNSPMWYSTLPIDPGTLDIMLTRILMVREVHEELAKVKSEDSDIELSD comes from the exons TTTGAAGATAAATCTGATGCGGTATTTgatattacagaaaaat GTGGTGAAATCCTGGATGCAGAAATGTCTGAGGACACTGACCACAACTTAACACCTGCCCTTGACAGCATATCCTATGGAATACAGAATCGAACAGGATCTGCAAACTCGCTGctggatgatgatgatgaagattATTTTCTGAACTCTGGGGACCTTGCAGGCATACCTGTTGTTGGGAGTGACAATGATGAGGATCAAAATTTCACCCCAAAAGACACTCTTTCTTCAGTGATTCACAATGAAGACCATCTGGAAGAGGGCAAGAGAGCTACAGAGCATGAGTTggacagtgaaaaagaaattcagattcAGAACGCAATCCAAAAGGATCTCACTTCACCATTTGAGCAGGGCCCTGTATTTAAATCAATTCGAAAGGATTTTAGCATAGCACGAGACAATGGCAAAGAGACTTTTTCAACAAAGGACAAGAATAGAGAAGGACATTTTCAAGAACGTGAAAAACGTTTGGAAAAAATCCCTAAAGATATGGATTCTAGattgaaaagcagttttcttgACAAAGCAG TTCATAATCAAGTAGAAGAAACATTACGGACGCAGTTAGCGCCACAAACTCCAGAATCTAACTTCAGG GAGTCTAGCTACCTATTTTCTAGTAAGGAATCTATTGGACAAGAGCTGGGGAATTCCTTTGCACCAAATATTAGAATTAAGGAGGAGCCTTTGGATGACGAATATGATAAAGCTATGGCCCCACAGCAGGGACTATTAGACAAAATTAAAGATGAACCTGATAATTCCAAG GAGTACGGGCAACAGCCAAAATCTCAGGAAGGGGAGCTGAAAATCAGTGCCGTATTTTCAGTCAGTGGCAGTCCTCTTG ctccACAGCTGTCATCAAGTTTCCAGCCTGCTGTGGCATCCTCTGGCATGAGTAAAATGCTTCCCTCAGTTCCAAGCACAGCTGTTCGGGTTTCCTGTTCTGGctgtaaaaaaaacctgcagaaggGGCAAACTGCCTACCAGAGGAAAGGCTCTACCCAGCTCTTCTGCTCCACACTGTGCCTCACTGGATACACTGTTCCAGCTTCTCGCCCACCAGCTTCtaccaagaaaacctgctcaAGCTGCTCAAA aGACATTCTAAATCCAAAGGATGTGATCACTGCCCAGTTTGACAATACAAGCTCCAGCAAGGATTTCTGCAGCCAGTCTTGTCTGTCTACATACGAGCAGAAAAGGAAACCTGTTATGACTATTCATACTAACAGCATTTCAACCAAGTGCAGCATGTGCCAGAAGAACGCGGTG aTTAGACACGAAGTGAATTACCAGAACGTGGTGCACAAGCTGTGCAGTGATGCCTGCTTCTCCAAGTTCCGCTCGGCCAACAACCTGACCATGAACTGCTGTGAGAACTGCGGGGGTTACTGCTACAGCGGCTCCGGCCAGTGCCACACGCTGCAGATAGAGGGGCACTCCAAGAAGTTCTGCAATGCAGCTTGTGTCACAGCCTACAAGAAG AAGTCAGCTAAAATTACACCTTGCACACTGTGTAAATCCTTGAGATCCTCAGCCGAGATGGTAGAGAGTACAAATAACTTGGGAAAAACTGAACTGTTTTGCTCTGTTAACTGCTTGTCAGCATACAGAGTAAAAATGGTTACTTCTGCAG GTGTTCAAGTTCAGTGCAACAGCTGTAAAATTTCAGCAAACCCTCAGTATCACTTGGCCATGTCAGACGGGAGCATACGCAATTTTTGCAGCTACAGCTGCGTGGTGGCTTTTCAG AATTTGTTCAACAAGCCTGCAGGAATGAACTCCTCAGTGGTTCCTCTGTCACAAGGTCAAGTCATTGTCAGCATTCCCTCGGGGGCAGCGGTGTCGGCAGGTGGCACCACCTCCACTGTGTCCCCAAGCTCCATGagcacttcagctgcagctggtcTACAGAGGCTGGCTGCCCAGTCCCAGCAAGTCACTTTTGCCCGCCCTGTTGTAAAACTCAGGTGTCAGCACTGTAACAGATTGTTTGCAACCAAACCAGAGCTGCTTGACTACAAG GGTAAAATGTTCCAGTTTTGTGGGAAGACCTGCTGTGATGAATATAAGAAGAGGAGCAGTGTGGTGGCAATGTGTGAATACTGCAAAGTGGAGAAAATTATCAAGGAGACAGTGCGGTTCTCAGGCGTAGATAAGTCATTCTGTAGTGAAG GTTGTAAACTGCTCTATAAACATGACTTGGCTAAACGCTGGggaaaacactgtaaaatgtGCAGCTACTGTTTACAGTCTGCCCCCAAACTGGTCCAGAATCACTTTGGGGGGAAAATGGAGGAATTTTGCTCAGAGGAGTGCATGTCTAAATTCACAGTATTGTTTTACCAG ATGGCAAAGTGTGATGGTTGTAAGAGACAAG CAAACCTTTCTATGGCACCAGCTTCTTCCTCAGGCCCTCCTTTGAGAAAGGACTCAACTCCAGTCATTGCCAATGTGGTGTCCCTTGCAAGCacccctgctgcccagcccacTGTTAATTCCAACAATGTTTTACAGG GTGCAGTCCCTACTGTGACAGCAAAAATAATAGGAGAT GCTAGTACTCAGACAGATGCCCTAAAGCTGCCACCATCACAACCACCCAGActtctaaaaaataaagcattattGTGCAAGCCTATCACACAGACTAAGGCCACCTCATGCAAACctcacacacaaaacaaagaatgCCAGACAG aagaagaagaagttCAACCCCGAATCGTTGTGGTACCTGTTCCTGTCCCAGTGTTTGTGCCAGTCCCCCTTCACCTCTACACACAGTACACACCAGTTCCTCTCGGGATGCCAGTACCT GTACCGGTTCCCATGTTCTTCCCAACTACCCTGGATAATGCTGATAAGATAATTGAAACTATTCAGGATATCAAGGAAAGGATTCCCACAAATCCATTTGAAGCTGACCTCCTTCAGATGGCAGAAATGATTGCAGAAGATGAGGACAAAGATAAAACACACTCTCATGGTG gatCTCAAACATCTGAGCACGAGCTCTTCCTGGACCCCAAGATATTTGAGAAAG ACCAGGGCAGCACTTACAGTGGAGATCTGGAATCAGAAGCAGTGTCCACCCCGCACAGCTGGGAGGATGAGCTGAATCACTATGCCTTACGatcaaaccccctgccagagcctgACCCAGAGCTGAAGCAATTCTCCAAAGGTGATGTGGAGCAGGACCTGGAGGCAGATTTTCCATCAG ACTCATTTGACCCTCTCAGTAAAGGACTGGGTTTGCATTCACGTTCACGATCGAGACGGAGACACAGGGATGGTTTCCCTCAGCCAAAGAGACGG GGACGGAAGAAGTCTGTGGTTTCTGTAGAGCCTCGGAGTCTGATGCAGGGCTCCTACCCAGGCTGCTCTGTTTCTGGGATGGCCCTGAAGTATATGTATGGGGTAAATGCCTGGAAAAACTGGGTCCAATGGAAAAACGCACAGGAAGAACAAGGGGACCTGAAGTTTTCAG TTCATCCTGTGAAACTCAAGGAGGACATTCTCTCATGCACTTTTGCTGAGCTGAGTTTTGGCTTGTGCCAGTTTATTCAAGAGGTGCGGAGaccaaatggagaaaaatatgaTCCTGACAGCATCTTATACTTGTGCCTTGGAATTCAGCAG tACCTGTTTGAGAATGGTAGAATAGATAACATTTTTACCGAGCCCTATTCCAGGTTTATGATTGAACTTACAAAACTTTTGAAAATCTGGGAACCTACAATTCTTCCAAATG GTTACATGTTCTCGAGAATTGAAGAGGAGCACTTGTGGGAATGTAAACAGCTGGGTGCATATTCCCCTATTGTTTTATTGAACACACTTCTGTTCTTCAACACCAAATACTTCCAACTAAAGAATGTCAGTGAGCACCTGAAACTCTCCTTTGCCCATGTTATGAGGCGCACCCGAATTCTGAAGTATAATACTAAGATGACATATTTACGGTTTTTCCCACCCTTTCAAAAACAAGAAGTAGACTCAG ATAAATTGTCTGTAGGCAAAAGGAAACGCAGTGAAGATGAGGAGGTTTCAACAGCAGTGGAAATGGCTGAAAACACAGACAATCCCCTGCGATGTCCAGTCCGACTGTATGAATTTTACTTATCAAAATG ctccGAAAGTGTGAAGCAGAGGAGCGACGTGTTCTACCTGCAGCCCGAGCGCTCCTGTGTGCCCAACAGCCCCATGTGGTATTCCACACTGCCCATAGACCCAGGAACCTTGGACATCATGTTAACACGTATTCTTATGGTGAGGGAGGTACATGAAGAACTTGCCAAAGTCAAATCAGAGGACTCTGATATTGAGTTATCAGACTAA